The genomic window AATTAAGAATTGATTCCACTACAAAAACATATTTGCAAAGCAAACAATGAATAATTATAAATGGACTTGCAAAAATAGTACTTCCGCAGTGGAATCTTAAGATAACTATCATTTAGCTATCTTTTATTTAATATAGTAAAAAAGAATATTTGGAGGAATAAATTATGATAAGACCTAATGAAAGACGTACTAACCAATTAAGAACCACTAAAATTAAACAGGGTTTTTCAAAACATGCTGCTGGATCAGTAATAATAGAATCTGGTGATACTGTTGTTTTATGTTCAGCAATGGTAGAAGAAAAGGTTCCCCCCTTTTTAAAAGGCACTAATAATGGATGGGTAACGGCAGAATATTCACTATTACCTTCCTCAACTGATACAAGGAGCCAGAGGGAAGTAAATAGAGGGAAGGTTAGTGGAAGAACATCTGAAATTCAAAGACTAATTGGCAGATCTTTAAGAGCAGTTGTAGACATGGAAGCTCTAGGTGAAAGAACTGTTTGGATAGATTGTGACGTTTTACAAGCAGATGGTGGTACTAGAACAGCATCAGTAACAGGAGCATTTGTGGCAATGTACCTTGCCTTTAAAGATTTAAAAGAAAAAGATATTTTGCAGGAAATACCTATTACTGATTATGTAGCTGCAACTAGTGTCGGTATTGTAGAAGGAGTACCAGTTTTAGATTTAGAATATGTAGAGGATTCAGAGGCTCAAGTTGACATGAATGTTGTTATGACTAGCAAAGGAGAATTTATAGAAGTTCAGGGTACTGCGGAAGGAAAACCATATTCGAAGGACGAATTGCAGCAACTATTAAACCTAGCTGAATCTGGAATTATTGAGCTTATTAAAATGCAAAAAAGTTTTTTAGGAGAGTAATAATTGAAAAAACATTTACTAATTGCGTCTAGAAATCAAAAAAAGAAATCAGAACTAGAAGACATTTTATCTGATATAGATGTAGAAATTATAACCTTGGATGATATAAATGAAATACCAGAAGTTATTGAAGATGGTAGCACATTTGAGGAAAATGCCATAAAAAAAGCAGAAATGACAGCAGAATTAAGTGGGTATATAACTTTAGCAGATGACTCTGGATTAGAGGTGGACTATTTAAATGGTGAACCGGGTATTTATTCAGCTAGATTTGCAGGTGATAATGCTACAGATGAGAAAAATAATGAAAAACTATTAGATTTACTGCAAAATATTGAAAAAGAACAAAGAACAGCACGGTTTAAATGTGTTATAGCAATATCTATTCCTAATGGTAAAACCTATATTGCTGATGGTGAATGTAATGGGATTATAGCTGATACACCTCGTGGTGATGGTGGCTTTGGATATGACCCACTTTTTATACCGGATGGTTATAATGAAAGTTTTGCTGAACTTGATAAAGAAGAAAAGAATAGTATTAGTCATAGAGGAAGGGCATTAAAAA from Candidatus Syntrophocurvum alkaliphilum includes these protein-coding regions:
- the rph gene encoding ribonuclease PH, whose translation is MIRPNERRTNQLRTTKIKQGFSKHAAGSVIIESGDTVVLCSAMVEEKVPPFLKGTNNGWVTAEYSLLPSSTDTRSQREVNRGKVSGRTSEIQRLIGRSLRAVVDMEALGERTVWIDCDVLQADGGTRTASVTGAFVAMYLAFKDLKEKDILQEIPITDYVAATSVGIVEGVPVLDLEYVEDSEAQVDMNVVMTSKGEFIEVQGTAEGKPYSKDELQQLLNLAESGIIELIKMQKSFLGE
- a CDS encoding XTP/dITP diphosphatase, producing the protein MKKHLLIASRNQKKKSELEDILSDIDVEIITLDDINEIPEVIEDGSTFEENAIKKAEMTAELSGYITLADDSGLEVDYLNGEPGIYSARFAGDNATDEKNNEKLLDLLQNIEKEQRTARFKCVIAISIPNGKTYIADGECNGIIADTPRGDGGFGYDPLFIPDGYNESFAELDKEEKNSISHRGRALKKAKKIIDDISIK